One stretch of Equus przewalskii isolate Varuska chromosome 9, EquPr2, whole genome shotgun sequence DNA includes these proteins:
- the SYNGR4 gene encoding synaptogyrin-4 isoform X2 — protein MHIPESLQDLADSEAVQFLKKPKTITRICAGIFALIIFSSLLTDGYQNKTDSSQLHCVLNSNNTACSFSVGAGLLAFLCCLAFLVLDAHESRIASTRFKSAFQLLDFILAVLWTAVWFVGFCFLANQWQHSPPKHFLLGSSSAKVAVTFAFFSILIWIFQAYLALQDLQNDAPVPYKRSLDERGMVLTSLSPPSAASPVNTPSPDPHNLSYTGSSLSPYLSTPKVPRLAMMPDD, from the exons ATGCACATCCCCGAAAGCCTGCAGGACCTGGCAGACAGCGAGGCCGTGCAGTTCCTGAAGAAGCCCAAGACCATCACGCGCATCTGCGCAGGG ATCTTTGCCCTCATCATCTTCTCCTCCCTGCTGACCGACGGCTACCAGAACAAGACTGACTCATCGCAGCTCCACTGCGTCCTCAACAGCAACAACACGGCCTGCAGCTTCTCCGTGGGGGCCGGCCTCCTGGCCTTCCTCTGCTGCCTGGCCTTCCTCGTCCTGGACGCCCACGAGAGCCGCATCGCCAGCACCCGCTTCAAGTCGGCCTTCCAGCTCCTGGACTTCATCCTGGCTG TCCTCTGGACAGCCGTCTGGTTCGTGGGTTTCTGCTTCCTGGCCAACCAGTGGCAGCATTCGCCACCCAAACATTTCCTCCTGGGGAGCAGCAGCGCCAAGGTGGCCGTCACCTTCGctttcttctccatcctcatctGG ATATTCCAGGCCTACCTGGCCCTCCAGGACCTCCAAAATGACGCTCCGGTCCCCTACAAGCGCTCCCTGGATGAGCGCGGCATGGTGCTGACCTCCCTCTCCCCGCCCTCTGCCGCCAGCCCTGTCAACACGCCCAGCCCGGACCCCCACAACCTGAGTTATACAGGCTCCAGCCTGTCCCCCTATCTGAGCACCCCAAAGGTCCCTCGCCTCGCTATGATGCCCGACGACTAG
- the SYNGR4 gene encoding synaptogyrin-4 isoform X1 encodes MAEPQGGPGATPLAGGTQHPRPGSRAAAMHIPESLQDLADSEAVQFLKKPKTITRICAGIFALIIFSSLLTDGYQNKTDSSQLHCVLNSNNTACSFSVGAGLLAFLCCLAFLVLDAHESRIASTRFKSAFQLLDFILAVLWTAVWFVGFCFLANQWQHSPPKHFLLGSSSAKVAVTFAFFSILIWIFQAYLALQDLQNDAPVPYKRSLDERGMVLTSLSPPSAASPVNTPSPDPHNLSYTGSSLSPYLSTPKVPRLAMMPDD; translated from the exons ATGG CCGAGCCCCAGGGTGGGCCTGGAGCCACCCCCCTGGCCGGTGGCACCCAGCATCCCAGGCCCGGGAGCAGAGCAGCCGCCATGCACATCCCCGAAAGCCTGCAGGACCTGGCAGACAGCGAGGCCGTGCAGTTCCTGAAGAAGCCCAAGACCATCACGCGCATCTGCGCAGGG ATCTTTGCCCTCATCATCTTCTCCTCCCTGCTGACCGACGGCTACCAGAACAAGACTGACTCATCGCAGCTCCACTGCGTCCTCAACAGCAACAACACGGCCTGCAGCTTCTCCGTGGGGGCCGGCCTCCTGGCCTTCCTCTGCTGCCTGGCCTTCCTCGTCCTGGACGCCCACGAGAGCCGCATCGCCAGCACCCGCTTCAAGTCGGCCTTCCAGCTCCTGGACTTCATCCTGGCTG TCCTCTGGACAGCCGTCTGGTTCGTGGGTTTCTGCTTCCTGGCCAACCAGTGGCAGCATTCGCCACCCAAACATTTCCTCCTGGGGAGCAGCAGCGCCAAGGTGGCCGTCACCTTCGctttcttctccatcctcatctGG ATATTCCAGGCCTACCTGGCCCTCCAGGACCTCCAAAATGACGCTCCGGTCCCCTACAAGCGCTCCCTGGATGAGCGCGGCATGGTGCTGACCTCCCTCTCCCCGCCCTCTGCCGCCAGCCCTGTCAACACGCCCAGCCCGGACCCCCACAACCTGAGTTATACAGGCTCCAGCCTGTCCCCCTATCTGAGCACCCCAAAGGTCCCTCGCCTCGCTATGATGCCCGACGACTAG